A single Anoplolepis gracilipes unplaced genomic scaffold, ASM4749672v1 Contig27, whole genome shotgun sequence DNA region contains:
- the LOC140675988 gene encoding uncharacterized protein, whose protein sequence is MLYGAPVWAEDISDNQRTLGILHGVQRKMALRVIRAYRTVSFEAATSLAGIPPVELLARMYTDVYRRMRGLREAGRNIVCRARSAVGRQHHKKMLERWKQQLLSPSGRAAGRRVVEAIGPHLEA, encoded by the coding sequence ATGCTGTACGGGGCACCCGTATGGGCCGAGGATATCAGCGACAACCAAAGGACTCTGGGCATTTTACACGGGGTCCAAAGGAAAATGGCATTACGGGTGATACGTGCCTACCGTACAGTGTCGTTTGAAGCGGCGACTTCTTTGGCGGGGATTCCTCCCGTGGAGCTTCTCGCGAGAATGTACACCGATGTGTACCGACGCATGCGAGGGCTTCGGGAGGCGGGGCGGAACATCGTCTGCCGGGCGAGGAGTGCAGTGGGGCGGCAACACCATAAGAAAATGCTGGAACGGTGGAAGCAGCAGTTGCTCTCTCCGTCTGGCAGAGCTGCGGGGCGTAGAGTGGTTGAGGCCATAGGGCCTCACTTAGAGGCCTag